The DNA region ACGGCGTCGTGTGACGGCGAAGGCTGCGCCGGCCGGTGCAGGAATCCGCGGACGGCGGGTGTTGCCCGCGTGTCATCGATCCTCTCCACGCCGGCAGACATGGAAGCCGCTACTTCTTTTCCGCGACGTCCACGTAGGCGCGCGTCTTCTCCCAGTCGATGCGCAAGGTGCAAACATCTTTGGCGCGTGGTTTGTTCATCAACGAGATGTGCAGCTTCTCCATGGGGATCTCGATCAGCTCCGTCTTCATCTCGAAGCGTCCGAGGTCCTCGCCTTCGGGATACGGGATGCCCCACTGCCCTGTCTTCTTGCTGATGATCAGCTTCCACGCTTTTTCGCCGGGCGTGGGTGCGGGTAACGTGTAGAGCGTGTAGTTGCCGGCGGGAATGGTGACCCCGCCAATGACCACGTCCGTCGCCGGCACGAACGTGGTCGCTTCGTTCGCGCCGGTGCGCCACGGTTGGTTGAACGGCACGAGCCCACCATAGATCTTGCGGCCCTTCATCGCTGGAACGCTGTAATCCACGGTGATGGTCTTGCCGTCAGCGAAGGTGCAGACGGCGGGCGTGGCGGGCGGGCTGGGTCGCTGCGATTTATCTTTCGCCGGCTTCTGCGCGAAGGTAGCGAGGGAAACAGCAAGGACGAAAACGAGAATAACGGAACGGCGCATGGCTTCCTCCCAGGAGTTATCCGTGACGCATCAGTCTACAGACATCAGTCTACAATCCTGGCATGTCGATATTCGATGAGCGCCAAGAAGACTTGGAGCGTTATGAGTTGCAGATGGGCGTGCCGCGCGGCCGGCTCGCCGCCACGCTCGACGTGCTCACCGACGCCATCGTGCTGGTAGGGCAGCACGGCGTCTATTGCCAGAGCGCGCGCCAGCCGGGCAAGCCGGCGATGGACGTGCAGATCATCCTGAAGCTGCTCAACGATTCGAAGGCGCTGGTGAGCTCGACGATGGAAGAGTTGAAAAGGAAAAAAGACTAGCCACGGATCTCAGGGATGAACAGGGATCTGTTTTCTTATCCGTGCTATCCGTGGAAATCCGTGGCCAATAGGCTCTAGAGCGTGTATTTGCCCGCTTCGATCACGCGCTCGGCGATCTTTTGCCGCAGCGCGATGGTGTTTGCCGGTTCGTGCTTGGCGAGGCGGCGGATGATGGCCATCTGGCTGCGCAGCATGTCGCCCTCGGCGACCGCCGGGGCCACCTTGCGAGCGGCTGACTCGATCTTCTGCATCGCGTCCATCAGGTAGCACTGCGTCATGGCAACGGCGAGCTGCGACTGCGACTCGCCATTCTTCTCGATGAGCTTACGCGTACGGACGACGGCCGAATCCATCGCAAACGTCTCGATCACCATGTCGGCGATGGCGCCCATGATCTCCTGCTGGTCGGCGAGCGCCATCATGTATTTCTGCGAGGCGGCGCCGGCGATGAGCAACGTGAGCTTCTTCGCCTGGGCCACGAGCTTGCGCTCGTCGGCGAGCGCGCCTTCGAGTTCCTCACCCATCGACGGTCCGGCCATCACTTCATCGAGCGTTCGCTTGATGGCGGGCATGAGCGCGAGCTTTCCGCTGATGGCGCGTTTCAGCAGCCAGCCGGTGATGATGAGGCGGTTGATCTCGTTCGTCCCTTCAAAGATGCGGTTGACGCGCGCGTCGCGATAGGCGCGCTCGGCGGGATATTCCTCGACGAAGCCGTAGCCGCCGTAGATCTGCACCGTGTCGTCGACGGCGCGGTCGATCGCCTCCGAGCCCCAGACCTTCAGGATCGAGCACTCGACGGCGTACTCCTCGATGCCTTTGCGGATCTGCGTGGAAGCGTCCGGCGACTTTTTGTCGATATCGGAGAGCGCGGCGTCGATCATTCCCACCGTGCGATACGCCAGCGCCTCGCCGACAAAGACGCCGATGGCCATGTTGGCGAGCATCTCGCGCACCAGGCCGAACTCGCTGATGGATTTACCGAACGCCTTGCGCTGCTTGGCGTATCCAGTCGCGTTCGCGAGCGCAGTGCGAACGCCGCCCACGC from Acidobacteriota bacterium includes:
- a CDS encoding acyl-CoA dehydrogenase family protein; translated protein: MATAAIPKTKTAGGSWLIEDRPLEDVFTPEDFTDEHQQIVATTEEFALKEIVPNIERIEHKEWAVTRELIKKASEIGIANVDVPEEFGGSDMDKVSSAIIADRIAKSGSFSVSWGAHVGIGTLPIVYFGTAEQKQKYLPKLASGEWIGAYALSESTSGSDALNCRTKAVLSADKKHYVLNGEKMWITNANFADVYVVFAKIDGEKFTAFIVERGFPGFSVGAEEKKLGIRGSSTAPLILNDCQVPAENLLGEIGKGHIIAFNILNIGRFKLGAGCVGGVRTALANATGYAKQRKAFGKSISEFGLVREMLANMAIGVFVGEALAYRTVGMIDAALSDIDKKSPDASTQIRKGIEEYAVECSILKVWGSEAIDRAVDDTVQIYGGYGFVEEYPAERAYRDARVNRIFEGTNEINRLIITGWLLKRAISGKLALMPAIKRTLDEVMAGPSMGEELEGALADERKLVAQAKKLTLLIAGAASQKYMMALADQQEIMGAIADMVIETFAMDSAVVRTRKLIEKNGESQSQLAVAMTQCYLMDAMQKIESAARKVAPAVAEGDMLRSQMAIIRRLAKHEPANTIALRQKIAERVIEAGKYTL
- a CDS encoding DUF2911 domain-containing protein, whose protein sequence is MRRSVILVFVLAVSLATFAQKPAKDKSQRPSPPATPAVCTFADGKTITVDYSVPAMKGRKIYGGLVPFNQPWRTGANEATTFVPATDVVIGGVTIPAGNYTLYTLPAPTPGEKAWKLIISKKTGQWGIPYPEGEDLGRFEMKTELIEIPMEKLHISLMNKPRAKDVCTLRIDWEKTRAYVDVAEKK